Genomic DNA from Danio rerio strain Tuebingen ecotype United States chromosome 22, GRCz12tu, whole genome shotgun sequence:
cacaggttgagcgcacCTTGTTGGTCTCACCACTCCCATCCAGGCAGTCAACGAGCgcagtcctgcttagcttcagtgggcaaccttGTAAAAGTTACAGCTAGCTGCTGTGacgaatcccctcttccaccccatctcctccttttccttatttaccagggggagctttcgagacctacctgatcttgaAACGCCTAATTGAGCATCAattgggctcaattatctccaagctcagggttctctcccaggattagttatgggtcgttcatgaacgatttgttcattttgaacgaatcctaaatatgactcgggaactacgagtcctctcagggagtgattcgttcatccgcgtgtgcgcacatttgtgcaggtagtatccttaatttcaagtcttcatcacactggcagaagccaatcatatgcgtttagagccggaaaaagaatgaTCCGCTCAActttcgagtcctctatcgggtctgagtcactcgttcatcacgagccaatcatatgcgtttagagccggaaaaagaattgatccgctcacctctcgagtcctctatcgggtctgagtcactcgttcctcacgggccaatcatacgtgtTTAGAACCGGAAAAAGTTTtaatccgttcatctctcgattactctattgggtctgagtcactcgttccttaggggccaatcatacgcgtttagagccagaaaaagaattgaaccgttcaactctcgagtcctcgggtttgagtcattctgtcacgtgatgaacgaaccatcatggctcctatcggcttagactgtgcattgattaagattatatgtgactgtcagtgtaacgtgaatgaacccctgacatttgaagacatgaatcaaccttttgggttagttgtagatgtgtttggaagcaattcgtaacattttaataatattttggcaaattgaaccaaatgaacgaaatgactcgaaaaaagatttgttcatcttgatgaacgagactcaaagatccgggtcaataaaatgatccgaacttcccatcactaggaTAGCATGCCAAACAGCGTCAagagtgtgaactcttaaaataacATGAAAAATTGAAAGATTAATAACTCTATTGTAAGTAACAATAATAACTTGTAAGtctcacttttttatttattttttgagcaatTTAATACTAAAGCATTAAATCCTTCTTGTGCTGTGTAAGTTGGACCGAGTGGTAAACTATAACTAAACTATAGGTCAACAATGCATACTTCTTCCTTTACATTATTTTTCCCCGTCCccatcttcttttgtattcaaaacAGCAACCCAAAAAGTTTTTcagcatttagatttttttgtgtgaaataccCATGTGTACTCAAGTTCTGCTCGTTTCTTCTGCATTGCTTTGTAAATCATGAGTAGCCAATGGGTGTGGTGTTTACCTGGAGGTCAGCTACGTAATCATTCACTGCTCTTTATAATCTGTGTAAGTTTATCGTTCAGTGCTGTGGAAGTGTGTCTGCAGGTCTGCAATCATCAAACTTCAATCTAAAGTATCTCAACCCGGAGTTTAGAAGAGACCAAACTGACAACTTGATAAGCTgaggtaattttttaaaaagtaattaaacaatttagctttctaatgcttttttttttttaaactgtgaaTGATTTTGCAACATTTTACATTCTCAGTGTCTTCAAAATGGGGATTAGTATGTAAAAATATAACTTCAAGTAACAACGGCAATTTCACTCTGATATAAAGGTAAAGCTGTCACTGGAGCAGCACCTGTGGTACACTTTTAGTCATGAATATGTCCTTGAGGTACACAAATGTACCTCTTCACCCTTCGATGCACTACATGGGTCTAAATTGACCCGTCTAAGgttattttttctatatctattttaaAGCTTGTGCATTAAAGGGTTAAAAACTTTCTGTCCAAGTGGCAGCTGTTTTGTCTTTATTTCTGACAGAGATATGAAATTTCAGCAGAATAGGCAGTAgtgttaaaaaatattgtgttgaaGAACATACTTTGCCTTTACATCAGTTATGATTGGTTTTATTAAAATGGTTTGAGTAACTATGATATTAAAAagctttcccagtactgggttgtgcctggaagggcatccgctgcgtaaaaacatttgctggaatagttggcagttcattccactctggcgacctctgaaatagaggctAAGCCCAAGGATTAATATAAAAAGTTTGTATAACTTTTGCTAGTATGGGCTCATGATCGCCTGTGTGAAATTGGGTGAAGATCAGACAAACAATCTAGGATAGGTGCAGGGGTTTAGCCATAATTTAAAATGTGGGAGGATATACAGTACCTGTACCTTTTTTCCAGGTAAAagccaagttttttttattacttgtgTGCTTATGATAACAAACAGGGAAAAGGGAGAAACAAAATGGACTTTCTGTATGTTGCACATTGCACTTTACAATCTCAGGGAAAAAAATGCAGAATCTTTCACCTTTAGGAAAAGGTTTAAATTTGGCCACAGTGTGCTTAATTATTtaggtttttacattttaaatatgtcaaagacgttttcaaaatgacaattattattataaagtgttattgtAGAATTTCTCTATgaatatgcaacatatattaaagtgtttaaaactattgacaTAAGTACTTCCCTCAGGGTTTCGGTATAGGGTCTCTTTGGCATGGACCAACAGATTTAAATTTTCATTGGTTCCTTGTGCGACTGATTTGCTAAACGTTGCTGATGTGATGTAAATCTAGTATGGTGGAAAATAAATTGCTCCAAAAGGGAACaataaagtttacagtaacactttaactgattaaatttattatttttatgtatttaaatataaaaataataataataataataaatatatatatatatatatatatatatatatatatatatatatatatatatatatatatatatatatataaaataattatatatataattaaagtttataaGTGTtctattattgttttgttaatcTACAGACATGTCAAAGCATGAActgtgtttatttgctttatcaGAGGTTGTAGTAAATTTATTGCCATTAAAATCATAGGTGGCGGCTCGGTGGTTCAGTTGTTAGCACTGccgccttaaagcaagaaggtccttgcttcgagtcttggctgggccagttgggcaAGTTTGCATtatctccccgtgttggcgtgggtttcctccacggtccaaagacataaactgtaggttaattaggttaacaaccTTCACCTGTTGAACAAGTCTTaggcatcaataaggcattttcGCCAATTGAAGGGCAGCTGACTGAATATTTGTCCTTTAAAGACCACTCTCTGTATGCGCTAAAAATggttgtgtgtgtaaaaaaacccagtagatcagcagtttccaaAATACTCCATAATACAGATCATGCCAAAATGGTTGTCAAAATGACTTTGACATCCTTAAGCATGCTTGCGCACTTAAATGGAGGGTTACAGTAGGTTAGGTTCAACTACTGTATATCCATCCCAAAACTTGGctgctttaaaatatggaaagaaACTTTTCTAAATATACAGCAAAAAATATTCTCCAAAAACTTACGTCAGTACATAAAAACAGGGCTAAAACCCAAACACCCAAAATGGCTGAAGTGAACATTAGTGCTGAATCCGAAATCACCCAAATACATAATAGTGTGAAAATTATAAAGCACTATTTAAGGTTACAGTGGTAATATGGGATACAGCCTGGGTTTCATTACTCTAGATGCCACAAAGACTAACTAGACCTAGTCCAAGTCTAATGATTTGGCTAAACcaaatttttatttgattacattttcatttattaattttccttcagctcagtgcCTTATTTATTAAGGgccgcctcagcggaatgaaccaccgactgttccagcatatgttttacgcagcagaagcccttccagctgcaacccattactgggaaacatccatacactcacattctctcacacacacacacacattattacacTTCGGCAAATTTAcataatctgatttatttataccacatgtctttggactgtgggggaaaccttagcacccggaggaaacgcgccaacacggggagaacatgcaaactccacacagaaatgccaactgacccagcccgtgctcgaaccagggaccttcatgctgtgaggcgacagtgctaaccactgagccaccgttggttttagattttcattttttgtttccatAGTTACTGATTTAGTACCACCTGTCTCTTTTTTAGTTGCTTGTACTCTTTTGTTTGTAGGCCTGGTGATTTATTCCTCTGTTTTTCTTTTACAGCCTGCATCATGGATCTTAACGGAGAGATCGTGGCTAGAGCAGAACTACTCAAATGTAGGTCAACACACTCTATTTCTTCATCAGACACTATTTCAGCCTAAACCAATCTCGAATGTGACCCTTAATCGCAAAAACATTTTAAGTCGCAGTGATATATGTCAGAATGGCcataaaatacattgtatgggacAAAACTGTAGATGTTATCTTTTATGCTCAAATTGATTACAATAATAAGTAAAAATCATTTTCCATGAATTTAacattttctactgtaaatataaaaatatatatttttattaggaaAATGCACTGCTTAGAGTTTGTTAGAGAGTTTGAGGcaattgtcataatatttaaacatgcatatacagttgaaaccagaagtttacatacactctaaaaaagcaACATAACCATTTAAGAAacatgtctgatggtaaatcttACTAAACGATAACCATTTTAGTTCTGTTAGGATaacctaaattatttacatttgctaaatgccagaataatgagagaattattttattaatttctagacagtcaaaagtttacatatatttccttggtatttttttttagctttgcttttaaactgtatagctTTGGTCAAACGTTTTGGCGTCCCTTCACaggcttctcacaatagtttcgaggaattttggcccattcctcccgACAGAATTGGTGAAACTGactcagatttgttggctgtcttgctttttcctctctgcccacaaattttctataggattgaagtcagggctttgtgatggccactccaaaacattccttaaagcacattttaactaatgtggcagtatgcttagggtgaTGGTCCATTTGAAAGACCCATTtatggccaagttttaatttcctggctgatgtcttgagatgttgcttcagtatttctacataatgttctttcttcataaTGCCATCTATACTGTGAAGTGGAcaagtccctcctgcagcaaaacagccccacatgATGCTGCTGCCCCCATAGTTGGattggtgttcctaggcttgtaagctttcccctttttCCCCtcaaaatgtaacactggtcattatggacAAACAGTTCAATcgtagttccatcagaccactggacatgtctccaaaaatttgtctttttcccagtgtaatttagcaaattgtaatctggctttttttgttgattctagCTTGtagattttcccatgttgtcacacaaggaagcagtgtgtttgagtttttttccttaaatactattctacagttgtgcctccaattaactcaaatgttgtcaattagccaatcagaagctTCCAAAACctcgacaccatcatctgagcttttttagAGGCAAAATAATCTaatatgtaaacttgacttttaagacaatttctcaaaaaatatctctctaaTTAGTCTGTTATTAAACatgacagaaacaaatttgataattctaatttacctaaaagagaaaaagtttagtcacattaacatctgagttttttaaaatgattatgtgcCTTTTATACAGTTTATGTATGtgaacttctgctttcaactgtgtgtgtgtgtgtgtgtgtgtgtgtgtgtatgtatatatatatatatatatatatatatatatatatatatatatatatatatatatatacatatatacatatatatatatatatatatatatatatatatatatatatatatatatatatatatatatatatatatatatatatattccagccatttgctaaaataatttaaGTTGCTCAAAAAcatcacatggtcctaagtattcagacccttggctcagtatttagtagaagcatTATTTTGATCTAATCTAATACAGCCTGTTTGGAAAAGATGCACCAAGTTTTGCACTGGGGATTTGGGTATCCTCCACCATTCCTCcctgcagatcctctccagttctgtcaggttggatggtaaacgtaggtggacagccatttttaggtctctccagagatgctcaattgggtttatgtcagggctctggctgggccattcaagaagagtcagagttgttgtgaagccactccttcgTTATTTTATCTGTGTGCTGAGGGTCATTATCTTGTTGGAAGGAAAACCTTCAGCCCAGTCTAAGGTCCTAGGCACTCTTCATCCAGGATATCCCAGTACTTGGCTGAATTTATCTTTCCCTCGATTGCAACACGTCGTCCTgtccctgcagctgaaaaacacccccacaacatgatgctgccaccaccatgctgcaCCGTTGAGACCGTATTGGacatgagcggtgcctggtttttcTCCACACCAACCGCTTGGAATGAAGGCAAAAGAAGTTCTCATCAGATCAGAGAAGCTTATTTCTCACCATCCTGGAGTCCTTCAGGTGTTTTTTTTAGCAAACTCCATGTGGGCTTTAATGTGTTGGGTCACTCTGCAACAACTGGTGGAGGGCTTCCGTTATGCTAGACTTTCTATTGCTTCCTCCCATCTCCCAACTGCATCTCTGGAGCGCAGCGATAGCGATCTTTGGGTTCTCCTTTACCTCTCTCACcaaggctcttctcccccgaAAGCTCTGTTTGGCCAGATGGCCAGCTTTAAGAAGGGTTCTGGTCCTTCCAAACGTCTTCAATTCCGTGTTTTTCTGTCAGTAtagggtgctgtgtgtacattaatgcgggaaaaatgaacttaaattaatttagcaaatggctgcaaaatAACAAAGTGTGAAaaatttaagggggtctgaatactttccgtacccactgtACATTTTACCCCCAGATTTTTAAATAGCTGTATCTCTGCCAAGCATTGTCCTATCATAACAAGCCATACCTCAATGGACAGCTTATTTAATCAAGTGATGTATACAGTAAATCTTAATTTCCAAAAAATGcttgtggttcagggtcacaaATAGTGCTTTCATTAATGCTGTCTTTTCTTAAGCGCAGATGCCTGTGATCTCACTCTTGATCCCAACACGGCAAACGATAATTTAATTCTTCTAGACGACAATAAAAAGTTGGAGTGTGCTTCAGAGCCAATGTCTTATCCCGATCACCCAGACAGATTTACCGGCCTCCCGCAGGTTCTGTGTAAGGAGCGTCTGTCTGGACGCTGCTACTGGGAGGCCGAGTGGAAGGGGCAGGGTGACATAGTGGTGTGCTATGAAGGAATCGGCAGGAAAGGAGAAAGTTC
This window encodes:
- the LOC796214 gene encoding stonustoxin subunit beta-like, coding for MDLNGEIVARAELLKYACDLTLDPNTANDNLILLDDNKKLECASEPMSYPDHPDRFTGLPQVLCKERLSGRCYWEAEWKGQGDIVVCYEGIGRKGESSDCRFGANDKSWIMSCFIGEKLIAWHNCIEGLIPLPTTPHNRIGVFLDEPAGVLSFFSIPDENTLNHLYTFNIAFTQPLCAGFVLYTESVTLCDLK